The following are encoded in a window of Aromatoleum petrolei genomic DNA:
- a CDS encoding acetoacetate--CoA ligase — protein MTDKLAAPLWIPSAERIASANVTAFRLAAEKRWGRSLPDYDALHEWSVASPEQFWVSVWEEGGVIGERGERVLVDGDRMPGAKWFPDARLNFTQNLLRSRDARDALVFWGEDRVQNRMTHGELYRAVAHFVAALRDMGVEKGDRVAAYMPNMPETVIAMLAAASIGAIFTSASPDFGVQGVLDRFGQTAPKVLIACDGYFYGGKTIDVLGKLGDIVRQLPSVKHVVVVPYVHAEHDLKGIPHAHMWADFIAPFHFVDDIAFEPLPFDHPLYVMYSSGTTGVPKCIVHCAGGALLQHLKEHRLHADVKPGDRLFYFTTCGWMMWNWLVSGLAAGATLLLYDGSPFASDNQILFDYADAEHMTHFGTSAKFIDAAAKFNLKPRETHSLASLRVMMSTGSPLVPEGFDYVYRDIKADLQLASISGGTDIISCFVLGSPVLPVWRGEIQCRGLGMAVDVWDDEGRPLRGDKGELVCTKPFPVMPVGFWGDDDGSKYHAAYFDRFPNVWCHGDFCEITAHGGLMIHGRSDATLNPGGVRIGTAEIYRQVERLEEVVESLVIGQDWPPQNPNDVRVVLFVKLREGVKLDDALVARIRQTIRDNTTPRHVPAKVLQVADIPRTKSGKIVELAVRNVVHGRPVKNLEALANPEALSDFRDRAELAD, from the coding sequence CGAGAAGCGCTGGGGACGGTCGCTCCCGGACTACGATGCGCTTCATGAATGGTCCGTCGCCTCGCCCGAGCAGTTCTGGGTGAGCGTATGGGAGGAGGGCGGCGTGATCGGCGAGCGCGGCGAGCGCGTGCTGGTCGACGGCGACCGCATGCCCGGTGCGAAGTGGTTCCCGGACGCCCGGCTGAACTTCACGCAGAACCTGCTGCGCTCACGCGATGCGAGGGACGCGCTGGTGTTCTGGGGCGAGGACCGCGTGCAGAACCGCATGACCCACGGCGAGCTGTACCGCGCCGTCGCCCACTTCGTCGCAGCGCTGCGCGACATGGGCGTGGAGAAGGGCGACCGCGTCGCGGCCTACATGCCGAACATGCCCGAGACGGTGATCGCGATGCTCGCGGCGGCGAGCATTGGCGCGATCTTCACCTCCGCATCGCCGGATTTCGGCGTGCAGGGGGTGCTCGACCGCTTCGGCCAGACCGCGCCCAAGGTGCTGATTGCCTGCGACGGCTACTTCTACGGCGGGAAGACCATCGATGTGCTCGGCAAGTTGGGCGACATCGTGCGCCAGCTTCCATCGGTGAAGCATGTGGTGGTCGTGCCGTATGTCCATGCCGAGCACGATCTGAAGGGAATTCCGCACGCGCACATGTGGGCGGACTTTATCGCGCCCTTCCATTTCGTTGACGACATCGCCTTTGAGCCGCTGCCCTTCGACCATCCGCTGTACGTCATGTACTCGTCGGGGACGACGGGCGTGCCCAAGTGCATCGTCCATTGCGCAGGCGGCGCGCTGCTGCAGCATTTGAAGGAGCACCGTCTGCACGCCGACGTGAAGCCCGGCGACCGCCTGTTCTACTTCACAACCTGCGGCTGGATGATGTGGAACTGGCTCGTGTCGGGCCTCGCCGCGGGCGCGACGCTGCTGCTCTACGACGGCTCGCCCTTCGCATCCGACAACCAGATCCTCTTCGACTATGCCGACGCCGAGCACATGACGCACTTCGGCACCTCGGCGAAGTTCATCGACGCCGCGGCGAAGTTCAATCTGAAGCCGCGCGAGACGCACAGCCTGGCGAGCCTGCGCGTCATGATGAGCACCGGCAGCCCGCTCGTGCCGGAAGGCTTCGACTACGTCTATCGCGACATTAAGGCCGACCTGCAGCTGGCGTCGATCTCAGGCGGCACCGACATCATCTCGTGCTTCGTGCTCGGCTCGCCGGTCCTGCCGGTGTGGCGCGGCGAGATCCAGTGCCGCGGGCTCGGCATGGCGGTCGACGTGTGGGACGACGAGGGCCGGCCGCTGCGGGGTGACAAGGGCGAGCTTGTGTGCACGAAACCCTTCCCGGTGATGCCGGTCGGCTTCTGGGGCGACGACGACGGCTCCAAGTACCACGCCGCCTACTTCGACCGTTTTCCCAATGTGTGGTGTCACGGCGACTTCTGCGAGATCACCGCACACGGGGGCCTCATGATCCACGGCCGCTCGGACGCGACCCTGAACCCCGGCGGCGTGCGCATCGGCACCGCCGAGATCTACCGCCAGGTCGAGCGCCTGGAGGAAGTGGTCGAGTCGCTCGTGATCGGCCAGGACTGGCCGCCGCAGAATCCGAACGACGTGCGCGTGGTGCTGTTCGTGAAGTTGCGCGAAGGAGTCAAACTCGACGATGCGCTCGTCGCCCGCATCAGGCAGACGATCCGCGACAACACCACTCCGCGCCACGTGCCGGCGAAAGTGCTGCAGGTCGCCGACATTCCGCGCACCAAGAGCGGCAAGATCGTCGAACTCGCGGTGCGCAACGTCGTGCATGGCCGCCCGGTGAAGAACCTGGAGGCGCTGGCGAACCCGGAGGCCTTGAGCGACTTCCGCGACCGCGCGGAATTGGCCGACTAG
- a CDS encoding glucokinase, which translates to MLFAPQDTYPRLVGDIGGTNARFALIRAPGQDMEAMLTLPCADFPGPAEAIEHYTAKTGGPRPRWCAFGIANPIDGDFVKMTNHHWAFSIDALQARLELAHLQVINDFTALALALPALTPTDLVAVGRGAAVARRAIGLLGAGTGLGISGLVPTGEDYVPLEGEGGHVTLAANNAHEAALIAWLATRYPHVSAERVLSGPGLVALYEAHAAVAGVPADGLSAAEISSRGLAGASSLCVETLNTFCAFLGTVAADLALILGARGGVYIGGGIVPKLGEFFARSPFRARFEDKGRFSAYLAQIPTWVIQAPYPGLVGAARALERAACAAPGGRSRVCGGTGSRRTD; encoded by the coding sequence ATGCTTTTCGCCCCCCAAGACACGTATCCGCGCCTCGTCGGCGACATCGGCGGCACGAACGCGCGCTTCGCGCTGATCCGCGCGCCGGGACAGGACATGGAGGCGATGCTCACCCTGCCCTGCGCCGACTTTCCGGGGCCGGCCGAGGCAATCGAGCACTACACCGCCAAAACCGGAGGTCCCCGTCCGCGCTGGTGCGCGTTCGGTATCGCGAACCCCATCGACGGCGACTTCGTGAAGATGACCAACCATCACTGGGCCTTCTCCATTGACGCGCTGCAAGCCCGCCTCGAGCTCGCCCACTTGCAGGTCATCAACGACTTCACCGCGCTGGCGCTGGCGCTGCCGGCACTGACGCCCACCGATCTCGTGGCGGTCGGACGCGGCGCGGCGGTCGCCCGGCGGGCGATCGGCCTGCTCGGTGCGGGCACCGGACTCGGAATCTCCGGCCTGGTGCCAACGGGTGAAGACTACGTGCCGCTCGAAGGCGAAGGCGGCCATGTCACGCTTGCGGCGAACAACGCCCACGAAGCCGCGCTGATTGCGTGGCTCGCGACGCGCTACCCACACGTCTCGGCCGAGCGCGTACTGTCCGGGCCCGGACTCGTGGCACTGTACGAAGCGCACGCCGCGGTTGCCGGTGTGCCAGCAGATGGCCTGAGCGCCGCCGAAATCAGCAGCCGCGGGCTCGCCGGGGCGTCGTCGCTTTGCGTCGAAACACTGAACACCTTCTGCGCCTTCCTCGGCACCGTCGCGGCGGACCTCGCGCTGATACTCGGCGCGCGCGGCGGCGTCTATATCGGAGGCGGCATCGTGCCGAAGCTGGGAGAATTCTTTGCCCGCTCTCCGTTCCGCGCGCGTTTCGAGGATAAAGGGCGCTTCAGCGCCTACCTCGCGCAGATTCCGACCTGGGTGATCCAAGCGCCCTACCCCGGCCTCGTCGGCGCCGCGCGCGCGCTCGAGCGGGCGGCGTGCGCGGCTCCGGGAGGCAGATCGCGCGTTTGCGGCGGGACCGGATCCCGCCGCACCGACTAG
- the zwf gene encoding glucose-6-phosphate dehydrogenase, with protein MAPTRPLDLVIFGGTGDLAMRKLLPALYHLHCDALLAPDARIVGVARDELDDAGYRALSSEHARRFLGRDFRSEDWESFSTRLVYAPVDALQADSFAALTRRLDERADGPRVFYLSTAPGLFSAICRNLDAAGLIGADSRVVLEKPLGHDLASSRRINDEVGRHFGEEQIYRIDHYLGKEPVQNLLALRFGNALIEPLWRREWVRDVQITVAEQVGVESRGDFYDRVGAMRDMVQNHLLQLLCIVAMEPPASINPDAVRDEKLKILRALRPFTPGDVAARSVRGQYRAGASAGQPVPGYVDEPGIARESATETFVALKAEIDTWRWAGVPFFLRTGKRMQEKVAEIVINFRAVPHSIFGVPASPLHANRMVIRMQPEETVDLHLLAKQPGDVMQLQPVRLNLDFAEAFRSRRLEAYERLLMDVMRGNLTLFVRRDEQEAAWRWVEPILAGWEQSGERPKPYTAGTWGPSASSALLSRDGLCWHEEI; from the coding sequence ATGGCTCCCACCCGCCCCCTCGACCTGGTCATCTTCGGCGGCACCGGCGATCTGGCGATGCGCAAGCTGCTGCCAGCGCTGTACCACCTGCACTGCGACGCCTTGCTGGCACCGGACGCCCGCATCGTCGGCGTTGCGCGGGACGAACTCGACGATGCCGGATACCGGGCGTTATCGAGCGAGCACGCACGCCGCTTCCTTGGCAGGGATTTCCGCAGCGAAGATTGGGAGTCCTTTTCCACACGCCTCGTCTACGCCCCGGTCGACGCGCTGCAGGCCGACAGCTTTGCCGCCCTCACCCGGCGCCTCGACGAGCGGGCCGACGGCCCGCGGGTGTTCTACCTGTCGACCGCCCCGGGCCTCTTCTCGGCGATCTGTCGGAATCTCGATGCCGCCGGCCTGATCGGCGCCGACAGCCGCGTCGTCCTCGAAAAACCCCTCGGCCACGACCTCGCGTCGTCGCGCCGGATCAACGACGAGGTCGGGCGGCACTTCGGCGAGGAACAGATCTACCGCATCGACCACTACCTCGGCAAGGAGCCGGTGCAGAACCTGTTGGCGCTGCGCTTCGGCAACGCGCTGATCGAGCCGCTGTGGCGGCGCGAGTGGGTGCGCGACGTGCAGATCACCGTCGCCGAGCAGGTCGGGGTCGAGTCGCGCGGCGACTTCTACGACCGTGTCGGCGCGATGCGCGACATGGTGCAGAACCACCTGCTGCAACTGCTGTGCATCGTCGCGATGGAGCCACCCGCGTCGATCAACCCGGACGCCGTGCGCGACGAGAAGCTCAAGATCCTGCGCGCCCTGCGTCCCTTCACGCCGGGCGACGTCGCCGCCCGCAGCGTGCGCGGCCAGTATCGCGCCGGCGCGAGCGCGGGCCAGCCGGTGCCGGGCTATGTCGACGAGCCGGGCATCGCACGCGAGAGCGCCACCGAAACCTTCGTCGCGCTCAAGGCCGAGATCGACACCTGGCGTTGGGCGGGGGTGCCCTTCTTCCTGCGCACGGGCAAGCGCATGCAGGAAAAGGTCGCCGAGATCGTCATCAACTTCCGCGCAGTGCCGCACTCGATCTTCGGCGTGCCCGCCTCGCCGCTGCACGCGAACCGCATGGTGATCCGCATGCAGCCGGAGGAAACGGTCGACCTGCACCTGCTCGCGAAACAACCCGGCGACGTCATGCAGCTGCAGCCGGTGCGCCTCAACCTCGACTTCGCCGAAGCTTTCCGCAGCCGCCGGCTCGAAGCCTACGAGCGCCTGCTGATGGATGTGATGCGCGGCAACCTGACGCTGTTCGTGCGCCGCGACGAGCAGGAAGCCGCCTGGCGCTGGGTGGAGCCCATCCTCGCCGGCTGGGAGCAGTCGGGCGAGCGCCCGAAGCCCTACACCGCCGGCACCTGGGGGCCGTCCGCGTCGAGCGCGCTGCTGTCGCGCGACGGTCTGTGCTGGCACGAGGAGATCTGA
- a CDS encoding glucokinase — translation MNAEEKAGLAGQSAQEYGDGPRLLADIGATNARFALERAPGRVEAIEILHCADYAGIVDVVRAYLRQQGGGAPRHAAIAIANPIDGDHVKMTNRDWQFSIEETRRELGFDTLLVVNDFTALAMALSRLSPSDRMQVGGGEAASDGVIGVIGPGTGLGVSGLIPAKDRWITLGSEGGHTTFAPADERELFILQYAWRELPHVSSERVISGPGLELIHRALAERNGIPGVQPLSAADIVMRALAADDPLCAEVVDCFCAMLGTVAADLALTLGAVGGIYIGGGVVPRLGELFLRSPFRQRFEAKGRFADYLARIPTYLITAPYPALQGVSAILGHHLQAGTGGSPLIEKVRAALPNLSKAEQRVARVLLDQPRSFVNEPVADIAHHADVSQPTVIRFCRTMGFSGLSDFRLKLASGLTGTVPVRHSQVKADDPAPDLSAKVLDNTVSAILRLRDGLDPAAVERAIGLLQKASRIEFYGAGNSSVVALDGQYKFFRFRIPAVAYADPRLEAMAAELLGPGDVVVAISSSGRLPELLHAVDRALAAGAAVIAITASHSPLAKMATVNLAVDHSEDITTHLSMISRILHLLMLDVLAVGVAVRGGARRAGASTSRRPSDVGDAGALVSHAS, via the coding sequence ATGAACGCGGAAGAAAAGGCTGGGCTCGCCGGGCAGTCGGCACAGGAATACGGCGACGGCCCGCGGCTGCTCGCCGACATCGGCGCGACCAACGCGCGTTTCGCGCTCGAACGTGCCCCGGGCCGCGTCGAGGCGATCGAGATACTGCACTGCGCCGACTACGCGGGCATCGTCGACGTCGTGCGCGCCTACCTGCGGCAGCAGGGCGGCGGGGCGCCGCGTCATGCGGCGATCGCGATCGCGAATCCGATCGATGGCGACCACGTGAAGATGACGAACCGCGACTGGCAGTTCTCCATCGAGGAGACGCGTCGCGAACTGGGCTTCGACACGTTGCTGGTCGTGAACGACTTCACCGCGCTGGCAATGGCGCTTTCGCGCCTTTCTCCGAGCGACCGCATGCAGGTGGGCGGTGGTGAGGCGGCGTCCGACGGCGTGATCGGCGTGATCGGTCCGGGCACCGGTCTGGGCGTCTCCGGCCTGATTCCGGCCAAGGACCGCTGGATCACGCTCGGGAGCGAAGGCGGCCACACGACCTTCGCACCCGCGGACGAGCGCGAACTCTTCATCCTGCAGTACGCGTGGCGCGAACTGCCGCATGTATCGTCGGAACGCGTCATCTCCGGCCCGGGCCTGGAGCTGATCCACCGCGCGCTCGCCGAGCGCAACGGCATCCCCGGTGTGCAGCCGCTGAGCGCGGCCGACATCGTCATGCGCGCGCTCGCGGCTGATGATCCGCTGTGCGCGGAAGTCGTCGACTGTTTCTGCGCCATGCTGGGCACGGTCGCCGCCGACCTCGCGCTGACGCTCGGTGCGGTCGGCGGCATTTACATCGGCGGCGGCGTCGTGCCGCGACTGGGCGAACTCTTCCTGCGCTCGCCCTTCAGGCAGCGGTTCGAGGCCAAGGGACGCTTTGCGGACTATCTCGCACGTATCCCGACCTACCTGATCACGGCGCCGTATCCCGCCCTGCAAGGCGTTTCGGCGATCCTCGGCCATCATCTGCAGGCCGGAACGGGCGGCAGTCCGCTGATCGAAAAGGTGCGGGCCGCGCTGCCGAACCTGAGCAAGGCGGAGCAGCGCGTTGCGCGCGTGTTGCTGGACCAGCCGCGCAGCTTCGTGAACGAACCGGTCGCCGACATCGCGCACCACGCCGACGTGAGCCAGCCCACCGTGATCCGCTTCTGCCGCACGATGGGTTTCAGCGGGCTATCCGATTTCCGCCTGAAGCTCGCGTCGGGACTCACCGGCACGGTGCCGGTGCGTCACAGTCAGGTGAAAGCCGACGATCCGGCTCCCGACCTGTCGGCGAAGGTCCTCGACAACACGGTGTCTGCAATCCTGCGCCTGCGCGACGGGCTGGACCCCGCGGCCGTGGAACGGGCGATCGGGCTGCTGCAGAAGGCCTCGCGCATCGAGTTCTATGGCGCCGGCAACTCCAGCGTCGTTGCGCTCGACGGCCAGTACAAGTTCTTCCGCTTCCGCATCCCGGCGGTGGCGTACGCCGACCCGCGCCTCGAGGCGATGGCGGCGGAGCTGCTCGGTCCCGGTGACGTCGTGGTCGCGATCTCGAGTTCGGGGCGCCTGCCGGAGCTGCTGCACGCGGTGGACCGCGCCCTGGCGGCGGGTGCCGCCGTGATCGCGATCACCGCGAGCCACTCGCCGCTCGCGAAAATGGCGACCGTGAATCTGGCCGTCGACCATTCGGAGGACATCACCACGCACCTGTCGATGATCTCGCGCATCCTGCACCTGCTGATGCTCGACGTGCTCGCGGTCGGGGTCGCGGTGCGTGGTGGCGCGCGACGCGCCGGAGCGTCGACTTCCCGGCGTCCGTCGGACGTGGGCGATGCCGGCGCCCTCGTGTCGCACGCGAGCTGA
- a CDS encoding ABC transporter substrate-binding protein, translating to MNKTRDGIFPHEGLLRPASRMRIFTAAALGTIAWGLAHAAPAAISDGEVRVGLLADMSSIYANISGRGSETAARMAIEDAGSEVAGRPIRLIVADHGNDVVRAVETARRWLDEEGVDVIADVVASPAALAVQELNRTRGAVVFYNGVMTSDLTGSACAPTGIHWMYDGYAFTTAIGRDLTQRGARSWYLVTVDNAFGLNVQAELAKVIRANGGHVLGAARHALGQEQLFAQLRQAAQSGADAIALINAGDDMIRAVRQSYDLLTVSKGQTVLAAVATTLNDVHLMKPQLAQGLKLAHAFYWNRDPETRAWSERFRARTGTMPNDMQAGVYSALTHYFKAVAAGGSDKGSVVVAKMRELPIRDPIVRNARLREDGRMVHDTYLMEVKKPAEITIPWDYLRILRTIPAEEAFKPMAEGGCPLVTH from the coding sequence ATGAACAAGACGCGCGACGGGATTTTTCCGCACGAGGGCCTTCTCCGCCCAGCGAGCCGCATGCGCATCTTCACGGCGGCCGCGCTCGGGACGATCGCGTGGGGCCTCGCGCACGCGGCACCCGCGGCGATCTCCGATGGCGAAGTGCGCGTCGGGCTCCTGGCGGACATGAGTTCGATCTACGCGAACATCTCGGGGCGCGGATCCGAGACCGCCGCACGGATGGCGATCGAGGACGCGGGAAGCGAGGTTGCGGGGCGACCGATCCGGCTGATCGTCGCGGACCACGGCAACGATGTGGTCCGGGCCGTCGAGACGGCGCGTCGCTGGCTGGACGAGGAAGGCGTGGACGTCATCGCCGACGTCGTCGCCTCCCCTGCCGCGCTGGCGGTGCAGGAACTCAACCGTACTCGCGGCGCCGTGGTGTTCTACAACGGCGTGATGACCTCTGATCTCACGGGATCCGCGTGCGCCCCCACCGGCATCCACTGGATGTACGACGGCTACGCCTTCACGACAGCGATCGGACGCGATCTGACCCAGCGCGGCGCGCGTTCATGGTACCTCGTCACCGTCGATAACGCGTTCGGGCTGAACGTGCAGGCCGAACTCGCCAAGGTGATCCGCGCCAATGGCGGGCATGTGCTCGGCGCGGCGCGTCACGCGCTCGGTCAGGAGCAGCTCTTCGCCCAGCTCCGGCAGGCGGCCCAGTCCGGCGCCGACGCCATCGCGCTGATCAATGCCGGCGACGACATGATCCGTGCCGTTCGCCAGAGCTACGACCTCTTGACGGTGAGCAAGGGCCAGACGGTGCTCGCGGCGGTCGCCACCACGCTCAACGACGTGCACCTGATGAAACCCCAGCTTGCCCAGGGGCTCAAGCTCGCACACGCGTTCTACTGGAACCGCGACCCGGAAACGCGCGCCTGGTCGGAGCGTTTCCGTGCGCGCACCGGCACAATGCCCAACGACATGCAGGCCGGCGTGTATTCGGCGCTGACGCATTACTTCAAGGCCGTTGCCGCCGGCGGCAGCGACAAGGGCTCGGTCGTCGTCGCGAAGATGCGCGAGCTGCCGATCCGCGATCCGATCGTGCGCAACGCCCGCCTGCGCGAGGACGGGCGGATGGTGCACGACACTTATCTGATGGAAGTGAAGAAGCCTGCCGAGATCACGATCCCCTGGGACTACCTGCGCATCCTGCGGACCATCCCCGCCGAGGAGGCCTTCAAGCCGATGGCCGAAGGCGGCTGTCCGCTCGTCACGCACTGA
- a CDS encoding response regulator, translated as MKGKSKGVQRLPFIIYVVAVIAGVMLMMGFARFNTLHEMFLGANFNAVHGARTLLKARYFLGHAQERVERAGDDVLKRSQHLAHAEDALALAESYGAEGQDADLVLRRSLLGRIGPIRESVSRVALLDGGDADRQLAEVAVEVRRLASDFEAAELDRWGVLSSLNVELAERMDGMRLIIAAIVAGFALLMWMLGWALLQARRAELGLLRAKDELEAIQQTTLDAAAVGIAYVGASNAADRRIARANSQMAAIFGYPEGGLVGVRTADLFPDAGGHERLADCILPRLTAGDVLRMETQMRRRNGEVFWCSISGKAIDPADLGRGVVWTFDDVSERKSVEAEARAARERAEACSLAKSEFLANMSHEIRTPFTGVLGVLDLLRHTPLTDKQERYVRLAHDGTSQLLGVVNDILDISRIEAGKLLIRPESFDPRALFEDLALIHETALAGKKLRFKISWRGDLPPLLRGDPVRVRQVTDNLLGNAVKFTATGGVTLSVGWLQIDAGSGRLRVEVRDTGIGIAPEHQERIFEKFAQADSSTTRTFGGSGLGLAICRQLVGLMDGEMGLKSREGWGSTFWFELPLAFGDPLPAPVPRVVPPAVAARVAGVRVVLADDVEVSLEVLGEYLHAGGCVVKTARNGDEAVALVHDWKPDIVLMDCQMPGTDGYEAARRIRLLEESGRRTPIIALTAFAMSGDRDKCLEAGMDDYLSKPVQRDVLLGTLVKWLARDATERRGRAEFVGRVLLVDDDPGIREASSGLLQALGCEVKLAASGPEALEVARGDANLDLVLMDCRMPGMDGWETSRAWRERERELGQTPTAIVALTAGERDESLERCRAAGMDDFLGKPFSPAELSGLLGRWLARA; from the coding sequence TTGAAGGGCAAATCGAAGGGGGTGCAGCGCCTGCCCTTCATCATTTACGTCGTCGCAGTGATTGCGGGCGTCATGCTGATGATGGGCTTCGCGCGCTTCAATACGTTGCATGAGATGTTTCTGGGCGCCAATTTCAACGCCGTGCATGGGGCGCGCACCTTGCTGAAGGCGCGTTATTTCCTGGGGCACGCGCAGGAACGCGTCGAGCGCGCCGGCGATGATGTGCTCAAGCGCAGCCAGCATCTCGCCCATGCCGAGGATGCCTTGGCGCTCGCGGAGAGCTACGGCGCCGAGGGGCAGGATGCGGACCTTGTGCTGCGCCGTTCGCTGCTGGGCCGTATCGGCCCGATCCGCGAGTCGGTTTCGCGGGTGGCACTCCTCGACGGGGGCGACGCGGACCGGCAGCTCGCTGAGGTGGCGGTGGAGGTACGGCGGCTCGCGTCCGACTTCGAGGCGGCGGAGCTTGACCGGTGGGGTGTGCTGTCCTCGTTGAACGTGGAACTCGCCGAGCGCATGGATGGCATGCGCCTGATCATCGCCGCGATCGTCGCGGGATTCGCGCTGCTGATGTGGATGCTGGGCTGGGCGCTGCTGCAGGCGCGGCGCGCAGAACTCGGCCTGTTGCGTGCCAAGGACGAACTGGAGGCGATCCAGCAGACCACTCTCGATGCCGCGGCCGTCGGCATCGCCTACGTCGGTGCAAGCAATGCCGCCGATCGCCGCATCGCACGGGCGAACAGCCAGATGGCGGCCATATTCGGCTATCCGGAAGGGGGGCTCGTCGGCGTCCGGACGGCGGACCTGTTCCCGGATGCGGGCGGGCACGAACGGCTGGCCGATTGCATCTTGCCCCGTCTCACGGCGGGGGATGTGCTGCGCATGGAAACGCAGATGCGTCGTCGCAACGGGGAGGTGTTCTGGTGCTCGATCTCGGGCAAGGCGATCGACCCCGCCGATCTCGGTCGCGGCGTGGTATGGACGTTCGACGACGTGTCCGAGCGCAAGAGCGTGGAGGCGGAGGCGCGTGCCGCGCGCGAGCGGGCCGAGGCATGCAGTCTGGCGAAGAGCGAGTTTCTCGCCAACATGAGCCACGAGATCCGCACCCCGTTCACGGGTGTTCTCGGCGTGCTCGATCTGTTGCGGCATACCCCCCTGACGGACAAGCAGGAACGCTACGTCCGCCTTGCGCACGATGGCACCAGCCAGTTGCTGGGCGTCGTCAACGACATCCTCGACATTTCCCGCATCGAGGCCGGCAAGCTCCTCATCCGGCCGGAGAGCTTCGATCCGCGCGCGCTGTTCGAGGACCTCGCGCTAATCCACGAGACGGCCCTCGCAGGCAAGAAGCTGCGCTTCAAGATATCGTGGCGCGGAGATCTTCCGCCGCTGCTGCGCGGCGATCCCGTGCGCGTGCGCCAAGTGACCGACAACCTGCTCGGCAACGCGGTGAAGTTCACCGCGACCGGCGGGGTGACGCTGAGTGTCGGCTGGCTGCAGATCGATGCCGGGAGCGGGCGACTTCGGGTGGAGGTGCGCGATACCGGTATCGGGATCGCGCCGGAGCACCAGGAGCGGATCTTCGAGAAGTTCGCCCAGGCCGACTCCTCGACCACGCGCACATTCGGCGGCAGCGGGCTGGGACTCGCCATCTGCCGGCAGCTCGTCGGGCTGATGGACGGCGAGATGGGCCTGAAGAGCCGTGAGGGTTGGGGCAGCACGTTCTGGTTCGAGCTCCCGCTCGCATTCGGCGATCCACTTCCCGCGCCGGTGCCGCGTGTCGTGCCGCCCGCCGTTGCGGCGCGCGTTGCGGGGGTTCGCGTCGTGCTTGCAGACGACGTCGAGGTGAGCCTGGAAGTGCTGGGCGAATACCTGCACGCCGGCGGCTGTGTCGTGAAGACCGCGCGCAACGGCGACGAGGCGGTGGCACTGGTGCACGACTGGAAGCCCGACATCGTCCTGATGGATTGCCAGATGCCGGGTACGGACGGCTACGAGGCGGCTCGACGCATCCGCTTGCTCGAGGAGTCGGGGCGTCGCACGCCCATCATTGCCCTGACGGCGTTCGCGATGAGCGGCGATCGCGACAAGTGCCTCGAGGCCGGGATGGACGACTACCTGTCGAAACCGGTGCAGCGCGACGTCCTGCTCGGGACGCTCGTGAAGTGGCTCGCACGCGATGCGACCGAGCGCCGCGGTCGGGCGGAATTCGTCGGGCGCGTGCTGCTGGTCGACGACGATCCGGGGATTCGCGAGGCCAGCAGTGGCCTGCTTCAGGCGCTGGGCTGCGAGGTGAAGCTTGCCGCATCGGGGCCGGAGGCCCTCGAGGTCGCGCGCGGCGATGCGAACCTCGATCTCGTGCTGATGGATTGCCGCATGCCGGGCATGGACGGGTGGGAGACGAGTCGTGCATGGCGAGAGCGCGAGCGCGAACTCGGACAGACGCCCACCGCGATCGTGGCACTCACCGCGGGTGAACGCGACGAGAGTCTCGAGCGTTGCCGCGCGGCGGGCATGGACGATTTCCTCGGCAAGCCCTTCTCGCCCGCGGAACTGAGCGGACTGCTGGGGCGCTGGCTCGCCCGCGCGTAA